From Cataglyphis hispanica isolate Lineage 1 chromosome 19, ULB_Chis1_1.0, whole genome shotgun sequence, one genomic window encodes:
- the LOC126856660 gene encoding uncharacterized protein LOC126856660 isoform X2: protein MATTTESSVPNESTEIRCQEKTKGGLCYEVILAEPTVPKRAPSPPQTSPTQQIAIEDKLKAAEERRLSIEAHKLAALAAKLSKIEEASRKKDELSAAFMAATRESLDTKMNNSEEKREAHIADLKNKLKEHLESVEKTRLSLEQQTEEVRCAVEEKLKTAAAQRDENIKRMLHRLKEHEEQAVRVRQGMSERVQQLESQIQGKLEQARERRETIEREQKEKLRNHNTVKIAQVRQMAAQELLVKKCEFDKRVSTAELNRQREIQRRVQAIRRHHERRAEIVRQNKAAIRQDNNAVNSPQPILPVENETASSG, encoded by the exons CGACCGAGATCCGATGCCAGGAGAAGACCAAGGGCGGACTGTGCTACGAGGTGATCTTGGCGGAACCAACGGTACCTAAGAGAGCGCCATCGCCGCCGCAGACGAGCCCAACGCAGCAAATCGCGATCGAGGATAAGCTGAAGGCCGCTGAGGAACGAAGACTGTCCATCGAGGCGCACAAGCTCGCCGCCCTCGCTGCCAAGCTCAGCAAGATCGAGGAGGCATCTCGCAAGAAGGATGAGCTTAGCGCTGCTTTCATGGCCGCGACTCGCGAATCCTTGGATACTAAGATGAACAATTCGGAGGAGAAGCGAGAGGCCCACATCGCCGATCTAAAGAACAAGCTAAAGGAGCAT TTGGAGAGTGTTGAAAAGACTCGTTTGAGTCTCGAGCAACAAACCGAAGAAGTGCGATGCGCCGTTGAAGAGAAATTGAAGACTGCTGCGGCTCAGCGTGATGAGAATATCAAGAGAATGTTGCATCGCCTCAAGGAACAT GAGGAACAAGCAGTTCGTGTACGTCAAGGAATGTCGGAGCGCGTACAGCAGTTGGAGTCTCAAATTCAGGGCAAGCTGGAGCAGGCACGTGAACGTCGCGAGACTATCGAGCGCGAGCAGAAGGAGAAATTGCGCAATCAT AACACGGTGAAGATAGCTCAAGTACGTCAGATGGCAGCGCAAGAACTCCTGGTGAAAAAGTGCGAGTTCGACAAGAGGGTGTCGACTGCGGAGCTAAATCGGCAGCGAGAGATCCAACGTCGCGTGCAAGCGATTCGCCGCCACCAT GAAAGGCGTGCCGAGATTGTGAGACAGAATAAGGCGGCAATCCGTCAGGATAATAATGCCGTAAACTCACCGCAACCGATTTTACCGGTGGAGAACGAGACCGCCAGCTCCGGTTAA